TGGATCACGCCACTGTTGTGACCAGTCTGGTGGCGAGCCGCGCCTGCCTCCTTCTCCACCACCAGCATGCGGCGATCCGGGTAGGCGTGCTTGAGCTGCATGGCGGTGGACATGCCCAGGATGCCGCCGCCGATGATGATGAAATCGTACATGCCGTCCTCGTTGTTCTGATGCGACGGCCACGCCGGTGGTGACGGCGTGGCTTCGTCAGGGTAACCCATCGGTCGGGGCGTTGCGCCTCACAGCCGACGCGCTTCGCGCAGCGTCCTGGCGTGGGTGAAGTAGCCACGCTGGCGCATCAGCTCCCGGCGCAGGTCCGGGTGCGGCGTGAAGCGATCCCGGCCATGCAGCCAGAAGTGGTTGTTGATCAACAGGAAGCTGCCCACCGGGTTGGGCACCGAGAGGATCGCCGGGCTCCCCTCCAGGGACTCGGAGAGATCGCACAGCCAGTTGCCCTCCTCGAAGTCCCGAGGCTGCACGAACTGATCGATGTAGGACATGATCGGCCGCCCCTCGGCGTCGACATCGAACACCGGGTGGAAGACATCCCGCGCGACGTTCTTGCTGGGCGGCGCGGTCCAGCGCATCTCGCGACGCGCCAGCGGATGGCGGTGGAAACGCGCCAGGTCCTCCCAGTCGTCCAGGTGCAACAGCAGCGAGTCGCCGCCCTGCATGTGCTGCTCGTCGATCTTCATCATCAGCACGTAGTCGGTGTTCTGCTCGACGAAGGTGCCGTCGTTGTGCAGTTCCATCACCCGATGCGGCTGGCGCAGGTAGCTGTCCGACGCGTCGACGTTCTTGACCACGAAGCGCGCATAGTACTGGCCGCTCATGGCGTCGAAGTTGGAACGCCCCATGAGGTGGGCCACGGCGGTGGCGAACTTGACCATCTCGTCGGCCTGCTCGACGTCATCGAGGCCCTCGGGCGTGACCTGCAGGCCCCCCGTCTGCCGATCCACCAGGGTGTTGATCAGCACCGGCTGCAGGGTATTGCCGCACAGGTCGTCGAGGATCCTGGCCACCCGGAAGCGCAGCATGGACTTGTACTCCAGGGCCTGGACGGGCCAGTCGACCACAGCGGCCAGGAAGGCCTCGACCACTTCACGGGAGACGGTCAGCTGCAGCAGCCGCGGGGACTGGGGGGACGGCGCCAGGGTGAAGCCCTGGAGGTCGGCGGGCAGCGGCATGGCGGTGTCGGGAAGGCGAGTCAGCGCGGTCATCGGGGGTCTCCATGGTCTCGAGCATCGATCCCTCATAAAATATCTATATTTTTAAAAAACATCAACACAATGGCGTAACCCAACAGGCGGGAGCCAACGAAACGAGGCCCGGCATTGGCCGGGCCTCGTTGGTTGGCGTGAGAGTGTTCTCGCCAATGGCTCAGAGCCTGTGGCCGGGCCCCGTCTCTGAGAGATGCTGCCGAGGCACCGGCACCGCCGTCGCCACCGGCTCCCGGAGCAGCGAGCGATAGAGGCTGATCGAGATCAACAGAATGAACACGGCCTCGCTCATTACTGAGCGAGGCCGTTCGATTCAAGGCTCAATCAAGCCGCCACGCTGCCGTGGGGGTCCATGACGAATTTCTTGGCCGCGCCGCCATCGAAGTCGGCATAGCCCTGCGGCGCCTCGTCCAGGGTGATCATCTGGACGTTGACCGCATCGGCGATCTTGACCTTGTCGAACAGGATCGCCTGCATCAGCGGCCGATGGTACTGCATCACCGGGCATTGACCGGTATGCAAGGAATGCGACTTGGCCCAGCCGAGGCCGAAGCGCATGCTCAGCGCACCGTGCTTGGCCGCCTCGTCGGCCGCGCCCGGGTCCTCGGTCACGTACAGCCCCGGGATGCCGATCTGGCCGCCGGCGCGGGTCAGCGACATGGCCGAGTTCAACACGGTGGCCGGCGCCTCCTTGCCGTGGTTGTGGCCGCAGGCGTGGGCCTCGAAGCCGACGCAGTCGACGAAGGCATCGACCTCGCGCTCGCCGAGGATCGCCTCGATCTTGTCGGCCATGTCGCCGTCCTGGGTCAGGTCGAGGGTCTCGCAGCCGAAGCTGCGGGCCTGGGCCAGGCGCTCCTCGATCATGTCGCCGACGATCACGCAGGCGGCGCCCAGCAGCTGGGCGGAGACCGCGGCGGCCAGGCCCACCGGGCCGGCGCCGGCGATGTAGACGGTGGAGCCCGGGCCGACGCCGGCGGTCACGCAGCCGTGGAAGCCGGTGGGGAAGATATCGGACAGCAGGGTCAGGTCCTTGATCTTCTCCATCGCCTGGTCGGCATCCGGGAACTTCAGCAGGTTGAAGTCGGCATAGGGGACCATGACGTACTCGGTCTGGCCACCGACCCAGCCGCCCATGTCGACGTAGCCGTAGGCGGCGCCGGGACGCGCCGGGTTGACGTTGAGGCAGATGCCGGTCTGGCCGGCCTTGCAGTTGCGGCAGCGGCCGCAGGCGATGTTGAACGGCACCGAGACCAGGTCGCCCGGGCGGATGAATTCGACGTCGCGGCCGGCTTCGATGACCACGCCGGTGATCTCGTGACCCAGCACCAGGCCGGGGGGCGCGGTGGTGCGGCCACGCACCATGTGCTGGTCGCTGCCACAGATGTTGGTGGTGACCACCTTGAGGATCACGCCGTGCTGGCACTTGCGGTTGCCGAGGGCGAGTTCCGGATAGGCGATGGATTCGACGGCGACCTCTCCCGGGCCCTTGTAGACGACGCCGCGGTTGGCTGTGCTCATGATTGCCTCCTGTTGTCTGGCCGGGACATCGAGGCGTACGACTCCGGAAGCCCCAGGAGGCTTGGCCGGGTGACATTGCCGATCGCCAAGGATGTCATTGCGCCAATTATTTATTGTAGGCAATGGTCGAATCTGAGCGGGTCAATCAGCGAGACATATCGATTTTTCTTCCGGGCTGTTGATGACGTAATGTCATGAACCCGAGCGCCCGATGCTGGCGGGGGCGGCACTCCGGCAACAGCCCCGGCCCTGACGGGCCGGGGCTCGGAGCTGGCAGAGCCGATAGCGACGCTCAGCGTCCCGCGCCGGACTCGGCGCCGGCCAGCTCGCGCTGCATCATGGTGTCGCTGTAGGCCACGCCATAGCGGGCCCGCGACCAGCCGTAGAGCGCCAGGCCGAGCAGCATCCAGCCGGCGAACATGGCCCACTCGATGGTGGAGAGCGCCGAGGGGCTGCCGGGCAGGTACATGCCGACCAGTGCCAGCGACAGGATCACCGACAGCGCGCCCACGGTCTTGCCGCGACGCACCCGGAAGGGACGCGCCAGGTCCGGCTCACGCCGGCGCAGCATCACGAAGGACAGCGACACGAAGAGGTAGGCGATGACGATGCCCAGGCCACCGGCGACCACCAGCCAGACCAGCGCCGGCCGACCGAAGAAGGGCGCGATGCTGGAGAGCAGGCCCATCAGCAGGATGGCGTTGGTGGGCGTGCGGTGCCGGGGATGCAACCTGGCGAGGAAGGCCGGCAGCATGCCGGAATGCGCCAGCGCGTAGATGGCCCGGGAGCCACCGATGTAGAAGGCATTCCAGCTGGTGATGATGCCCGCGATGCCGGCCAGGATCATCAGGTTGCCGGCCCAGGGCGCCTGGAAGGCCGCCTGCATGGCATCCGGCACCGCCAGGGAACTCTCGGCCAGGGCCGCGGGGTCGAGCATCAGGGCGGTACCGAGGATAATGAAGGCATACCAGAATACCGCCAGGATCACCGAGATCATCAGCACCCGGCCGATCTCCTTGAACGGCAGGTTGATCTCCTCGGCGGCCTGGGGAATGACGTCGAAGCCCACGAACATGAAGGGCACCATGATGATCACCGTCATGATGCCGCCGATCACGCCCTCCTCGACGTTGAACAGCGGGTCCATGGTGGTGGTGCTGCCCTCGAACAACGCCCCGCTGATGAACATGATGCCCACCGCCAGGATCAGCAGGGTGACCACCTTCTGCACCAGGGCGGCGGTGCGCACGCCGAGATAGTTGATCGCCATCATCACCACGGAGCCGGCCACCCCGACCGCCACCCAGGTGGCCTTCACGTCCCAGCCGGCGATGGTCCAGAGCTGGCCGACCGCATAGTCCGGGAAGAGATGCTCCACCACGGTGGGCAGCGCCACGGCCTCGAAGGCCACCACGCTGACATAGCCCAGGGTGATGGCCCAGGTGCACAGGAAGGAGGCGAAATGCCCCATGGCGCGATAGCTGTAGACGTGCTCGCCGCCGACCTGGGGCATCGCCGAGGCCAGCTCGGCATAGGTCAGTCCCACCAGCACGATCACCACCCCGCCGAGCAGAAAGGCGGTGATGGCGCCGAGGCTGCCGGCGGACTGGATCCAGCTGCCGGTCAGCACGATCCACCCCCAGCCGATCATGGCGCCGAAGGCCAGGGCCAGCACATCCTTGCGGGCCAGCACCCGCGTCAGGTGCGTCTCCGTGGACGACGTCTCGTTCATGCCACTCCCCCTCATCAGTGAGTTTGATTTTTTATATAAATTAATACTTTTATTAAAAGTGTCGACAAAAAGTAACCCAGGTCCCTCGCCCCTACAAGTCGACTTTCCGGGTAGCCAACCTCCACTTTGGTCGCATTCATCACCCTATCCTGATAGACAAGGCCCGTCACGCAGCGCCTTGCGGCGCCCCGGCCCCACCACCGACCCATCCCCCCCGTCACGACACTGGCGAAACCGGCAAAAAGGCTGCATGCTGTATTCGTCGATTCTGTCCCTTGGAGCATCATGAGCACGGCAAGCCCCTCGACCGCCGCGGAATTTCTCGACCCTCCGCGAAGGTGCCCTGACCTCGATGTCAGGGATCTGGAACAACGCACTCGCCTCATGCGCATCATTACCCGGTTGATCGCCGTATCGGATCTGGGCAACCGCGACATCGCCCGCCGCGCCGGCATCCCGATGCAGAAGATCAGCGACCTCCTCTCCGGTCGTCTCGAGCAACTCACCCTCGACGAGCTCCAGACGCTGCGCCGGACCATCGACCCCCAGCTCACCCCACCCTGAGCCCTCGGCCGCCCCGTCCGAACGGGTCAGGCTATAAGGCCGGCACCCATGCGACTGCCGGCCTTCATGGATTCGAGACATAGGGAGATCCCCACATGCGATACCTCGTGACCGGCCTGCTGCTGGCCGCCTCGCTGCCCGTCCTCGCCGATGGGCAGGCCACTCTGGAGACCCGCTCCGACCAGGGCAGCGCCACCATGGAGGTCAACTGGGCAGGCGACGACCTGCGCATGGACTTCCCCCAGCAGGCCCAGGCGGGCTTCATGCTGCTCAAGGACGGCAAGGGCTACATGGTCAGCCAGATGCAGGGCCAGACGATGGTCATGGACATGGCCAGGCTCCGCGAGATGGCGGAGGGCATGGGCAGCGACCAGGCCAGCGCCGGCATCGCCAGCCAGCAGGCCAGCACCGTCGAGGCCCTGGAAGCCACCGGCGAGACGGAGACCATCGCCGGCCTCGAGGGCGAGGTCTACCGCCTGCAGTGGACCGACAAGGCCGGCAGTGCCCATGACGACAAGATGGTGCTCAGCGAGAACCCCCAGGTCCGGGAACTGATGACCTCCTTCCACGCCTACCAGCAGTCCATGACCGGCGAGCCCGACCCCATCGCCACCACCCTCGAGGAACGCGGCCTCGGCATGCTGCGCTTCGGCGAGCGCTTCCGCATCACCCGTCTCTCCGATAGCGCACCGGATGCCGAGGTCTTCGAACTGCCCGAGGATGCCATGACCTTCGAGGACATGATGCGCTCCGCCACCTCGCAGTAGACCGCGGCGACGGACGGCCTCCCGACGCCGACCGACAGAACCGAACGGCCAGCGACCGCTGGCCGTTCGTGCCTCTGATCGACAGCCCGCCCCGATACGCGTCGGGCCCGCGACACGCTGGCACCGTGCACCAGGGGAGCCCCGGCATGTCAGGGTGACGGCCGGCGCGTCGGGCTCAGGCCAGCGCCAGGTAATGGATGCTGAACAGCGCCCGGCGATCGGTCCACAGCGCCGTCGGCCGATAGCCGGCTCTCCGCGCCAGCGCCTGGAAGCCCGTCACGCTGTACTTGCAGGAATTCTCGGTATGCAGGGTCTCGCCGGCGGCGAAGGGGAACTGCCGCCCGGCCACCCGCACCAGCTGGGCCTGCCGACTGACCAGATGCATCTCGATGCGTGACGCGGCCTCGTGGTAGTACGCCAGGTGGCGGAAGGCGGCCGGGTCGACCTCGGCCCCGAGCTCCCGACGCATCCGCTCCAGCAGGTTCAGGTTGAACGCCGCCGTGATCCCGGCGGCATCGTTGTAGGCCGCCTCGAGGGTGTGCCGATCCTTGATCAGGTCGACCCCGATCAGCACCCCGCTGCCCGCCGGCAACGCCCGGCGCAGGCCGGAGAGAAAGGCTTCGGCCTCGGGCGGCGCGAAATTGCCGATGCTCGAACCGGGGAAGAAGGCCACCACGCGCCGCCCCGCGATGCCGCTCGGCAAGCGCAGACGACGCGAGAAGTCGGCCCAGGCGGCATGCACCTCGAGCCAGGGGTAGTCCGCCGCCAGGTGGCGGGTGCTCTCGAGCAGGAAGTCGCGCGAGATATCGACGCCCAGGTAGCGTCGCGGCCGTACCGCCTCCAGCAGCAGCCTGACCTTGCGACTGGCCCCGCTGCCCAGCTCGACCAGCAGCGACTCCGGCCCGACGATGGCGGCGATCTCTTCGGCGGCCGAGGCCAGGATGCCCTCCTCGGTGCGGGTCAGGTAGTACTCGGGTTGACGGCAGATGGCCTCGAAGAGCCGGGAACCGCGCTCGTCATAGAAATGCTTGGGCGAGAGGCGCTTGCGCTCGAGGCCCAGCCCGGCGATCACCTCGTCGCGAAACGAAGGCCCCGTCTCGTCGACATGCTGGTCATGGAAACGCACGGCAGTGGACATCGAAGACCCTCGCTGGCGACGGGCGACCGGCACGACATCGAGCACCAGGATCGCGCCCCATGGCCGGAATGGCTTTAGACTGGACCGACAAGGCGATCGTCACCTCAATCTAGAGTGAGCCAGGCCATGCAGCAACCGCAGCAACCGGTGTTACGCGATATCGTGCTGGTCGGCGGCGGCCACAGCCACGTCGGCGTGCTCAAGCGTTTCGCCATGCGGCCCGAACCCGGGGTGCGGCTGACCTTGATCTGTCGAGATTCCCATACCCCCTACTCCGGCATGCTGCCGGGCTACATCGCCGGTCACTACGCCTATGACGAGGTGCATATCGACCTGCGCCGACTGGCGGAGTACGCCGGGGCGCGCTTCCTGCGCGACGAGGCGATCGGCATCGACCATGAGGGGCAGCGCGTCCTCTGCCGCACGCGGCCCCCGGTGCCCTACGACCGGCTATCGATCAACATCGGCTCGACGCCGCGAGTGGACACGGTCACGGGGGCCGGGGAGCACGCCGTGCCGGTCAAGCCCATCCATCGCTTCAACGACCGCTGGCAGACGCTGCTCGAGCGCGTGACCCACCACCCCGGCATCACGCGCATCGCCGTGGTCGGCGGCGGTGCCGGCGGCGTCGAGCTGCTGCTGGCCATGCAGCATCGCCTGCGCGGCGAGCTCGCCGAACGGGGCCGCGATCCGGACGAGCTGGTCTTCGCCCTCTTCACCCGTGGCGAGCAGCTCCTGCCGACGCACAATGCCCGCGTCCGCGCCCACTTCCAGAAGCGGCTCCGTGCCCGGGGCGTCGCCGTGCATACCGGCACCGACATCACCGCCGTCGACACCGGCCGGCTGCAGGGCGCCGACGGCACCTGGCATGACGCCGACGAGATCGTCTGGGTGACCAACGCCAGCGGTGCCGCCTGGCTGCGCGACACCCGGCTCGACCTCGACGACGACGGCTTCATCAAGGTCGGCGACACCCTGCAGTCGCTGAGCGACCCGCGTATCTTCGCCGCCGGCGATATCGCCCACCAGGTCAACCATCCCCGCGAGAAGGCCGGGGTCTTCGCCGTGCGCCAGGGCCGCCCGCTGGCCGATAACCTGCGCGCGGCCGTGACCGGGCGGCCGCTCCGGCCCTATCCCCCCCAGGCTCGGTGGCTGGCGCTGATCAGCACCGGCGATCGGCATGCCGTGGCCTCGCGTGGCGGGCTCTGCCTGGTCGGCGACTGGGTCTGGCGCTGGAAGGACTGGATCGACCGGCGCTTCATGGCCCGCTTCAACGACCTGCCGCCCATGGCGGAAGGCGACCGGCAGGCGCCCGCGCCGAGCCGGGTGGCCCTCGACGAGGAGGAAAACGCCCAGGCCATCTCGGCCATCGCCATGCGTTGCGGTGGCTGCGGCGCCAAGGTCGGCGCCACGACCCTGTCCCGCGCCCTCGCGACCCTGCAACCGGTGGCGCGCGAGGAGGTCGTGGTCGGCCTGCACGCCCCGGACGATGCCGCCGTGGTGGAAGTGCCGCCGGGCAAGGCCATGGTGCATACCGTGGACTTCTTCCGCGCCTTCATCGACGACCCCTATGTGTTCGGCAAGGTGGCCGCCAACCACGCCCTGGGCGACATCTTCGCCATGGGCGCCGAGGCCCAGACCGCCACGGCCGTCGCCACGGTGCCCCAGGGCCTGGAGGCCAAGGTCGAGGATACCGTCTTCCAGATGATGGCCGGCGCCGTCGAGGTGCTCAACGCGGCCGGCTGCGCGCTGGTCGGCGGCCATACCGGCGAGGGCCGCGAGCTGGCCCTGGGGTTCGCCGTCAACGGCCTGATCGATGCCGAAGGCAACAATGCCTTGACCAAGGGCGGCCTGCGCCCCGGCCAGTTGCTGGTGCTCACCAAGCCCATCGGCACGGGCACCCTGTTCGCCGCCCATGCCCGGCTGGGGGCCCGGGGGCGCTGGATCGATGCCGCGCTGGAGAGCATGTGCCTCTCGAACCGCGAGGCCGCGACCTGCCTGCGCGAGCATGGGGCCACCGCCTGTACCGACCTCACCGGCTTCGGCCTGCTCGGCCACCTGGTGGAGATGACGCGCCCCTCGGACGTCGATGCCGAGCTCGACCTGGCGGCCCTGCCGATCCTCGAGGGCGCCGAGGAGACCGTCGCCGCCGGCATCCTGAGCTCGCTGCAGCCGGCCAACGTGCGCCTGCGCCGGGCCATTCGCGACCAGGCATCCTGGGTCGGGCACCCGCGCTACCCGCTGCTGTTCGACCCCCAGACCGCCGGCGGCCTGCTGGCCAGCGTGCCGGCGGAACGCGTCGAGACCTGCCTCGCCGCGCTGCATGCCCGGGGCTACCCCCAGGCCGCGATCATCGGCCGCGTCCTCGACGCCGGCGAGGCGCTGGAACCCATCGCGCTGAGGGAGTGAAGACTATGAACTCTTTTCAAAACCCGACTTGGTAAGAAGAGAGTCTTTCCGGCGACAAGCCTTCGCGAGGGCGCTATGAATCCCTCCTTGGACGCTACCTTTGCCATCCCTGGCAAAGGACCCTCGCTTCGTCTTGTCCCCGGCGCCCATTACCACCGGAAGTTTGGAAATACGCTCTAGGGGGCGAGGCCGCAGGCGGCAAGCACGCCGGCCAAGGCCTCCCGCTCGGCCTCGACGCGGAACAGCGGCGCCCGGGCGTCGACATGACGGCGCAGGGTCTCGAGGAACGCCGGCTCCCGCTCGGCGCGCAGCAGGCATTCGCGCAGGGCCCGGGTGTCGGCCACCGGGAAGTAGCCGGGATAGTCCTCGCCCAGCAGGCCGCGATTGCCGGGAATGCGGGAGGCCACGACCGGCAGACCGGCCACGCAGGCCTCGCTGACCACGTTGGCGCCCCCCTCCATGCGCGAGCTGATCACCATCAGCCGCGAGCGGGCCATCCACTGACGTACCCGCCAGCGAGGCCGGTCGCCGAGCCAGCGGAAGCGCGGGTTGCGGGCCATCTCGTCGCGCGCCGCCCGGGTCCAGTCGTCGCTGCAGGCGCCGCCGAGCTGCACGACCCGCAGCCGCGAGGTCGGCGGCAGGTCGCGCAGGGCCAGGGCCGTGCGCAGCGAATCCTTCTCCTCGCGCAGGTGGCCGGCCACCAGCACGTCGAAGGTGCGCTCATTGGGCCCCGGGGCCCGTGACGGCAGCGGCAGCGCCGACTGGTGCACGACGTGCAGGCGCGGATGGAAGCGCGTCGGCAGGTCCTCCTCCAGGCAGTCGTGAAGGCCGACCAGGACATCCGCGGACGCGAGACTGTCGAGGAACACCTCGGGGTGGCTATGCTGGAAGCGGTAGACGTCGGTCCCGGTCAGCACCACGATCACCGGGCAGGCGAAGGTCTCGCGACAGGCCCGAATGGCCGCATGGCTGCGCCAGGCATGCAGGGCGAACAGCAGGTCCGGCGGCTGGCCCCCGAAGCACCAGGTGGCCGGGGCATCCTCCGGCGCCGCCAGGCGCACACGGCAGCCCAGCTCGCGCAGGCGTCGCGCCCAGCGGGTCGCCGTGGCCCGGTTGCCGGCCCGCGATCCTCGCCCCGCGGGCGTCACCAGCGTCACCTTCAGCACATCCCCACTCCCTTGATGAGGTCGGCATGATCGC
The Halomonas sp. M4R1S46 DNA segment above includes these coding regions:
- a CDS encoding APC family permease, coding for MNETSSTETHLTRVLARKDVLALAFGAMIGWGWIVLTGSWIQSAGSLGAITAFLLGGVVIVLVGLTYAELASAMPQVGGEHVYSYRAMGHFASFLCTWAITLGYVSVVAFEAVALPTVVEHLFPDYAVGQLWTIAGWDVKATWVAVGVAGSVVMMAINYLGVRTAALVQKVVTLLILAVGIMFISGALFEGSTTTMDPLFNVEEGVIGGIMTVIIMVPFMFVGFDVIPQAAEEINLPFKEIGRVLMISVILAVFWYAFIILGTALMLDPAALAESSLAVPDAMQAAFQAPWAGNLMILAGIAGIITSWNAFYIGGSRAIYALAHSGMLPAFLARLHPRHRTPTNAILLMGLLSSIAPFFGRPALVWLVVAGGLGIVIAYLFVSLSFVMLRRREPDLARPFRVRRGKTVGALSVILSLALVGMYLPGSPSALSTIEWAMFAGWMLLGLALYGWSRARYGVAYSDTMMQRELAGAESGAGR
- the glaH gene encoding glutarate dioxygenase GlaH, with amino-acid sequence MTALTRLPDTAMPLPADLQGFTLAPSPQSPRLLQLTVSREVVEAFLAAVVDWPVQALEYKSMLRFRVARILDDLCGNTLQPVLINTLVDRQTGGLQVTPEGLDDVEQADEMVKFATAVAHLMGRSNFDAMSGQYYARFVVKNVDASDSYLRQPHRVMELHNDGTFVEQNTDYVLMMKIDEQHMQGGDSLLLHLDDWEDLARFHRHPLARREMRWTAPPSKNVARDVFHPVFDVDAEGRPIMSYIDQFVQPRDFEEGNWLCDLSESLEGSPAILSVPNPVGSFLLINNHFWLHGRDRFTPHPDLRRELMRQRGYFTHARTLREARRL
- the egtD gene encoding L-histidine N(alpha)-methyltransferase; amino-acid sequence: MSTAVRFHDQHVDETGPSFRDEVIAGLGLERKRLSPKHFYDERGSRLFEAICRQPEYYLTRTEEGILASAAEEIAAIVGPESLLVELGSGASRKVRLLLEAVRPRRYLGVDISRDFLLESTRHLAADYPWLEVHAAWADFSRRLRLPSGIAGRRVVAFFPGSSIGNFAPPEAEAFLSGLRRALPAGSGVLIGVDLIKDRHTLEAAYNDAAGITAAFNLNLLERMRRELGAEVDPAAFRHLAYYHEAASRIEMHLVSRQAQLVRVAGRQFPFAAGETLHTENSCKYSVTGFQALARRAGYRPTALWTDRRALFSIHYLALA
- the senB gene encoding selenoneine biosynthesis selenosugar synthase SenB, which codes for MLKVTLVTPAGRGSRAGNRATATRWARRLRELGCRVRLAAPEDAPATWCFGGQPPDLLFALHAWRSHAAIRACRETFACPVIVVLTGTDVYRFQHSHPEVFLDSLASADVLVGLHDCLEEDLPTRFHPRLHVVHQSALPLPSRAPGPNERTFDVLVAGHLREEKDSLRTALALRDLPPTSRLRVVQLGGACSDDWTRAARDEMARNPRFRWLGDRPRWRVRQWMARSRLMVISSRMEGGANVVSEACVAGLPVVASRIPGNRGLLGEDYPGYFPVADTRALRECLLRAEREPAFLETLRRHVDARAPLFRVEAEREALAGVLAACGLAP
- the selD gene encoding selenide, water dikinase SelD; protein product: MQQPQQPVLRDIVLVGGGHSHVGVLKRFAMRPEPGVRLTLICRDSHTPYSGMLPGYIAGHYAYDEVHIDLRRLAEYAGARFLRDEAIGIDHEGQRVLCRTRPPVPYDRLSINIGSTPRVDTVTGAGEHAVPVKPIHRFNDRWQTLLERVTHHPGITRIAVVGGGAGGVELLLAMQHRLRGELAERGRDPDELVFALFTRGEQLLPTHNARVRAHFQKRLRARGVAVHTGTDITAVDTGRLQGADGTWHDADEIVWVTNASGAAWLRDTRLDLDDDGFIKVGDTLQSLSDPRIFAAGDIAHQVNHPREKAGVFAVRQGRPLADNLRAAVTGRPLRPYPPQARWLALISTGDRHAVASRGGLCLVGDWVWRWKDWIDRRFMARFNDLPPMAEGDRQAPAPSRVALDEEENAQAISAIAMRCGGCGAKVGATTLSRALATLQPVAREEVVVGLHAPDDAAVVEVPPGKAMVHTVDFFRAFIDDPYVFGKVAANHALGDIFAMGAEAQTATAVATVPQGLEAKVEDTVFQMMAGAVEVLNAAGCALVGGHTGEGRELALGFAVNGLIDAEGNNALTKGGLRPGQLLVLTKPIGTGTLFAAHARLGARGRWIDAALESMCLSNREAATCLREHGATACTDLTGFGLLGHLVEMTRPSDVDAELDLAALPILEGAEETVAAGILSSLQPANVRLRRAIRDQASWVGHPRYPLLFDPQTAGGLLASVPAERVETCLAALHARGYPQAAIIGRVLDAGEALEPIALRE
- the fdhA gene encoding formaldehyde dehydrogenase, glutathione-independent, with translation MSTANRGVVYKGPGEVAVESIAYPELALGNRKCQHGVILKVVTTNICGSDQHMVRGRTTAPPGLVLGHEITGVVIEAGRDVEFIRPGDLVSVPFNIACGRCRNCKAGQTGICLNVNPARPGAAYGYVDMGGWVGGQTEYVMVPYADFNLLKFPDADQAMEKIKDLTLLSDIFPTGFHGCVTAGVGPGSTVYIAGAGPVGLAAAVSAQLLGAACVIVGDMIEERLAQARSFGCETLDLTQDGDMADKIEAILGEREVDAFVDCVGFEAHACGHNHGKEAPATVLNSAMSLTRAGGQIGIPGLYVTEDPGAADEAAKHGALSMRFGLGWAKSHSLHTGQCPVMQYHRPLMQAILFDKVKIADAVNVQMITLDEAPQGYADFDGGAAKKFVMDPHGSVAA
- a CDS encoding helix-turn-helix domain-containing protein gives rise to the protein MSTASPSTAAEFLDPPRRCPDLDVRDLEQRTRLMRIITRLIAVSDLGNRDIARRAGIPMQKISDLLSGRLEQLTLDELQTLRRTIDPQLTPP